The following DNA comes from Erythrolamprus reginae isolate rEryReg1 chromosome 8, rEryReg1.hap1, whole genome shotgun sequence.
gttcatttaatgaccgttcgcagttgcaacagcactgaaaaaagtgattgatGACCTTTTTTCACGCAGAATTTCCAGGGTCACATGATTTATATTGGGACGGTTGACAGCTCGCtcctatttatgacggttgcagtgtcctgcagGATCATATGATGATCcccttctgcaaccttctgacaattaaagtcaatggggaagccagattgaatcatggtggcacagtggttagagtgcagtactgcaggcttctGCCTGCaattggcagttcgaatctcaccgggcttaaggttgactcagccttccgtccttccaaggtgggtaaaatgaggacccagattgttgggggcaactctgtaaaccgcttagaaagggctgtaaagcactctgaagcaACATATAAAtctgctattttccttccttccttccttctttccctgtctccctccatccctccctttctttcctttccttcttttcttccttcccttccttctttcctccccttccttccttccttctttccatccttcccttcccttccttagtgattagaatgcagtattggagGCTAACTCTGTCTTCTGCGAATAGGTCTTCAGGGATATTTCTATTCACTTAATAATGGTGCTACTAACATcagcagtgattcagttaacaaacaTGACAAGAGAAGTTGTAAAATAGGGTAAAACTCAACACGTTTCTCATTTAGCAacctaaatttggggctcaattgtaattttaagtcaaggactacctgtatagtgaCATTGTTGGGATCGCACAAAAGACTAATCCATGAGTTACATTGTTCAGGGCTGTTTGTTGTGGGGCTCGCTTAAATGTAGTTTGGTAGTGCTGCTGTTTTCCTAGCTGGATCATTGTTGTCCTTTGTGTGTTTCAGCATTGCACCGGCATTATTAAGACAAGCATCTTACGGCACCATAAAGATTGGTATATACCAGAGTTTGAAACGACTTTTTGTGAATCGTTTAGAAGGTTGGTATGCTAAGGAAACCTTGTGGATCCCACCCCCTCACAAAGCTATGAAGTGTCAGAAaatactttaattaattaattaatctatccATCTGGCTGTGGTTCACTTGAGCTGCTTGGTCTTCCCAGATTCCCAAGATGGGGAAAGAGAGCACTAGAAATGCCCAGggtgacataaaaatggaaaatcACATCCACAGGTGCTTATGTTAGGTTTGTTTTTAACCCCAAGAGAGTTTGAATTATTCCCCTTAACCTATACTTCTGATTCTTTCTATGTCATTTTGGGATGATTTTTCCCTTGCTGTGTTGCATTCAGGCCCCATATGGTGTTCATTATCAATCAtatgagccaaggtggtgcagtggttagagtgcaatactgcaggctacttctgctgactaccagctgcctgcaatttagcagttcaaacCCACCCAGTTCAAGGttaaatcagccttccatccttcttaggttggtaaaatgaggacccagactgttgagggcaatatgctgactctgaccCTCCCCCCTTTTTGGACATTTTTCCTAAATATACATCAAATCTAGATAGTTTCCTAAATCTAGATCAAATCTAGATAGTTCTCCTATTTTCCTAGAGGAAGATTAGAACCcaagtcccaaaagtgcttttttttaaaaaaggcaactggactttctgggttttttttctttgaagacatttcgctcctCATCCGAGAAGTTTCTTCTACTctgaagcgaaatgtcttcaaagaaaacaaaccagaaagtccagttgcctcttgaaaaaaaagcacctttgggccaACCATGAGCTAGAGGACTGAGAATGCCCATAGACATTAGAATCCAGTGCTTTCCTTCTTAAAAACCCACACCTCTGATGCAGTCATTTTGACCCTTGCTCCAAAATTCAAAACACAGGAATGTCacgctgatttaaaaaaaaaatccaggtgtTATGCTGCCCTGCCTGATTTTTCACTGCCCACCAAGTTGCCTCTGCCTACACCAAAGGTCTTCAaagatggcaactttaagacttgtggactgcaactcccagaattctccagccagctaagttggctggagaattctgggagttgcagtctgcAACTCTTAAAAACTGCCATCTTTGAAGACCTCCGTCCTACACTATCACATATGCTGTGTGTTGTGGTCTCTGCTTATGGGAACTATGTCTTAAATGTTTGTTTTCCTGCAGGCCCTGGGCAGAGAGTGACCCGGTCTCTTTGGAGAGTGCTGCGGTCAgtacccctgcccccccccagcctaACTCTGCTCTAACTCTTGGCTTTTCCTTTCTGAACTAATTCTCTAATCAcgttggctgggtttttttctttttttaattccgATTCTCAGATTCTACAGAATTGCTGTGAAAAATTGTCCCAAAgattttttcaggaggcaacaggactttcttgggggatttttgttgttgttttgttttgagattttgcttttcatccaagaagcttcttcagttctgacaagacagagggaaatggaaggattgatattcctACAGAAACTCTGAGGTCCCTGAAGACACAGATAATCCGAGTCTTCAGGGATCTAAAAATCCCTGAAAGAATATAAATAAGATAATCCGAGTCTTCAGGAACTTAAAAGTCCTTGAAAGAATATAAATCAGATAATCCATGACTTCAGGGATCTAAAAATCCCTGAAGGTATATAAATCAGATAATCTGTTTTCTTCAAGGACAGTCTTTTAattatacaatttgggatgaacacccttgtAATGTTGTGGAAGTAGGAacggatttccagaggaaaaatatCAGACTATAGgggtgcttctcaaatagtggggtgggcccctCTTCGGGAGATACAGAgcaatgcggggggggggggggggcgcatgacCCCGGGGAACATACTTTTTTGTTTTGCTGAAAGGAGTGgtggttttttgcaccaaacaagcACACGGTAGAGATCAGGAGATGTGAAGTGCAGGTAACAAAACTCCTAAGAGACaccatgtaaaaatatttaacagggatgaaaagaaaggaggagagagacggagataaggagacaaacgtaagtctcctgaaagctaagttgaagaaatatgacaaagctgatttatttaatttgttttgtcaagtacttattggtggtatacaaagatataataatatttatatatatgatactagtaaaagagaaacattaggacaggggacggaaggtaccctggtgcacttatgcacgccccttactgacctcttaggaatcaggagaggtcaacagtggatagtcttaagggtaaatgatactacagagtcgtgttgtgagttccatgcatcaactcctcagttactaaaattgtatttcctgcaattgagtttagaattgtttactttaagtttgtatctgttctgtgctcgtgtgttgttggggttgaagctgaagtagtcattgacaggaaggacagtgtagcagatgattttatgggctatgcttaggtcctgtttaaggcaacgtagttcttgGCTTCACTATAACTGCCAAATGTTGGCAACAGACAgcctgaagccaaataaattaaggtgtcacttaaacacattacatcccaatcatgctgataagttttttcagtgaaaatgtgccaaatatttcaaacaatcatcccggtggagagttgggggggggggggggcataacagaaaataattgagaaacactggactacaggaaccaggggcaccactcaggtgaccccgaggacacagataaacctccaagtgcttcaaagaCCCTCTAAAAAGGATGAAAATtttcagctgtctgcaaggaatataaatcctttcattccccactgtcctgtcagagctgaagaagcttcttggacgagaagcaaaatgtcttcagaaaaaaagatacaagaaagcccagttgcatCCTGaataaaacacctttgggacaaccatgacctggatgacagagaATCACCATAGTCTTGGTATCAAAAATTCTTTCTTCTTATATACCTCCCAGGAAGCTTAAGAGATTTGGTGTCAATCCTTTTTTTGAAATCTTAAGAATtctaggaaaaaagcaaggaaattGGTGCATCTACTTCCTGCTTTATATTTTAATGATCTGGAAAAAGAATGGCTTGATTGGAATCCTGAAGATTTGCAATATCTCTGGGTACAAAAAAGAGATGGTTAGAAAATCTGAACACCTGGTCTCTCCCCAAAATAAATCCATTTATGTGTATGTAAAAAAAAACTTAGTGAACCAGGAACATTCCACCCCTatgtacactgctaaaaaaataaataaagggaacacttaaacaacaatataactccaagtaaatcaaacttctgtgaaatcaaactgtccacttaggaagcaacactgattgacagtcaatttcacatgctgttgtgcacactcaactttgtgcagaacaaaggattcagtgagaatattccattcattcagatctaggatgtgttatttgagtgttccctttattttttttgagcagtatatatgaatatatatacttTTTCATCTTTTTACTTTTCCTTCCTGTAATCTATTTCTGTTGCTCTTTCTTCTCGAGCAGAGTTTTGAGTTGCGTCATGTTCTTCCTAATTGCAGATGAAACGTTGCTGATCAATGTCATCTGTGGAGTGATTTCAGGGGTCATTTCTTCCGCTCTGGCTAATCCAACAGATGTACTAAAGGTAAGAGTAGTCTTCCTTGCGGGATACTTTTCATCCCTGCCTCCAAAGAATAATGCTAGGTCATAGGTTGCTTTCCTGTTTCCACCGAGTTcctttattcatttctttagATTCGAATGCAAGCTCAGGGCAGCCTGTTCCAGGGAGGCATGATTGGAAGCTTCATAGACATCTACCAGCAAGAAGGCACACGAGGCCTTTGGAGGGTAAGAGCTTCACGTGAAAATCCACTCTCcatgtgtttttgttttgttttgtttccaaagAAAAATGTGAAGAAGGCTTGTCTAAGACAGGGTTTTTTGTGTTGATATTCTGGCTTTCCTCGACTGCccttgagaatagaatagaatagaatagaatagaatgatatgatggaactggaaaaggtgcaaaaaagggcaacaagaatgatcaaggaaatggagcatctctcttatgaaaccaggttgcaacgccttggtctcttcagccttgaaaaatggcgtttaagaggtgacttgattgaagtgtatatgggatagaaaaggtggatagagaaaaaaaatttctctatcacataatactaggaTAAGGGGgctctccctaaagctcataggtaagaaagtgaggacaaataaagggaaatatttcttcacccagagggtccttggttgatggcattcacttccagaagaggtcatgacagctgtcagcttagatagcttcaaggtaggattagacagatttatggatgccaagtgcattggtagttattgaaatggatgtccaagtgccgcctctatgttggttgaggcaggcaggattcccttgggtaccatttgttgggggtcaagggagagGGAGGGTTTGCCctgtctttctgctcaagatccccatgtataatTGGTGGCCCACTGAGTGACACAgcatgctggactcgatgggctttggcccgattcagcctggaagggatcttggaggacttctagtccaaccccttgcttaagcCTAAATGCCAGTGGACCATTTTTTTCTTGTGAAAAATGAAGCAACCTGTAAACTTCAAAACAGTTAAAGAGGGAATAAACGGAAGTCATACGATAGTAGGTCATTGATCAGGATGTGGTGGTCGAAACCATTTTAATTTCTGGTCTTTTCTTTGGCTAGGGTGTGGTTCCCACGGCTCAGCGAGCTGCTATTGTGGTAGGAGTTGAGTTACCTGTCTATGACATCACCAAGAAACACTTAATACTTTCAGGACTCATGGGGGACACAATTCTGACACATTTTATGTAAGTACCTGCCCCAGCTTTTGTAGTTTAACCTAAATGTATTTTTCTCAAGTTGTGTAGGCTGTGAAATGAAACATGGTTTGCGGGCATGGAGTAAGTAGTCAAGAGCTCACATTTTGGCATTTTTCTCTGTGACTTCTGGAGATCATGCATCTTTCCAGTGGGTGGATACTGGTATTGCGCTAAGCCCCATTATGGACTTCTTTGGTTTTGATTCAGTAGGACATGCGAACCCAGCTGTATAAACCAAGGTTTATGGCCCATTATTATGCATAATCTAGAGCTTGTAGCATTTAAATATAGCGAGAACAAATTTGAGTGTAAGGAGCAAAGAGACATAATACTATGGCGTCAAAGCTATTTTCAGGTGAAGCATTGGCATTATGGTTCTTAAAAATTTAAGTCAGTTGTGGAAAACTCAGAGGAAGAATCCATCATTCTGCCACAGGCAACTAAAACTTGTGTATTCACTCGCACATTTTCTCCCAAGAATTGTACTAGGCCTGTTCCTGAAATCAGTGGCACATAGAAGGAAGGCATTCACAATCTCTAATTACGGCTTTTAAACAGTTCCTTCTATGCTTGTCTGTTCAGTTCCAGTTTCACCTGTGGGCTGGCTGGTGCCATAGCTTCCAATCCAGTGGATGTGGTTCGAACCCGCATGATGAATCAGCGGGCCATAGTGGGAAGCGTGGAGCTGTATAGGGGAACAATGGACGGCCTGGTAAAGGTAAGAATGGCAAGGTAACCACCTTGAGGATTAGTGGGGTGTAGTGGTTCAGGACTGCTGGACTAATAGTAGAGACACCTGGTGTATTCTCACCTGAAGTCATGGAAATGCATTGTTTGACTTTGTCCCTATTTCCTCCTATACAGGCTACATTTCTTGCTGTGGTGGGAGCAATATGTAGGGGTGAAATGAGAATTTTCCTatggctgtgatggcgaacctttgacACAAGTGGCACACGGTGCCACtaagggcacatgaggtgtttctctatgtcagctccagtgctcaTGCTTGCGCTCGCCAGCAAATTTTCACCCTTGGGGAttgcagggtgtccagcaaacctggaaatcagggaattatcattGAAATCGGCTGTTCGGGatttatcagggaattatcagggaattcgtgaaaaaaacagaataaatcaggggggaaaaccaaactatattaaaatgtttaaaagtcagggaaaaatcatgtaaaaaaatggatcgtgctgcctggcagagtcaagtaaaaatgagcataactgtggcaacaacttgcttcctcagctaccaatatttctccacggcttagtcGTTtagtatgacgtcatctacaactgcgccttaactagatcgcaagttacagggaaatatcagggaatttccaaatgctttccccctggacaccctgggaTGGCCAATTTCGCCCTTCTCAggtgcgaaaaatggcccaatggacaaaccgtaagtttggaaaaacagactccTGATTTTcccattgggctatttttcgCATTCCAGAGGCTGACAGTAAAAAATGGCCCATCGGGGGATGTGCATTGTGGTGCACATGATGGGGTTGTGTGCTGGCGTGCATGCAAACGCTCacactcccatttttggcacgcaagaagaaaaaggttcgccatcactgccctgtggGGTGCTCCAAGCTTCTACGTAAAGGCAGGATGCAAATTTAAGAAATATTGAGGACAATACAGAGGTTTGGATCGGGATGTATTTTGAATGTGGTTTCTTATTGCCTCTACAGACTTGGAAAAGTGAGGGTTTCTTTGCACTTTACAAAGGTTTCTGGCCAAATTGGTTGAGACTTGGTCCCTGGAATATCATTGTATCCTTTTGTACGCAAGACAGAGGCACCATCATACAGCGAAAGCTGGAGAATACTGTATTTTTGAAACAATTAACCATCATATATCCAAGGGTTTTATAGCTGTGGAAAGTTCCTGCAAATGCTGAAGTTACCCAGACCTATTCTGATCTTAATTCAGCATGTTGTGTGAACCTGTTCATTATTATATACCAAAACACAACTCATTTTTACCGAGCTAGCTGTTGTTTCACATGAAATAACAATTTGCTCTATGTGCTTAATTTGGATTCCTGTATCAACTCCTGTGTTTATACAAGGTTTGGAGTGATAAATCAATCGCGTTTGATTCATACAACTTGCTGAATCCCAAAAGTGAAGAAAGCTAGGGTCA
Coding sequences within:
- the SLC25A14 gene encoding brain mitochondrial carrier protein 1 isoform X1, whose amino-acid sequence is MSVLSWKPFVYGGLASLVAEFGTFPVDLTKTRLQVQGQSIDSRFREIKYRGMFHALFRISREEGILALYSGIAPALLRQASYGTIKIGIYQSLKRLFVNRLEDETLLINVICGVISGVISSALANPTDVLKIRMQAQGSLFQGGMIGSFIDIYQQEGTRGLWRGVVPTAQRAAIVVGVELPVYDITKKHLILSGLMGDTILTHFISSFTCGLAGAIASNPVDVVRTRMMNQRAIVGSVELYRGTMDGLVKTWKSEGFFALYKGFWPNWLRLGPWNIIFFITYEQLKRLPF
- the SLC25A14 gene encoding brain mitochondrial carrier protein 1 isoform X2 encodes the protein MSVLSWKPFVYGGLASLVAEFGTFPVDLTKTRLQVQGQSIDSRFREIKYRGMFHALFRISREEGILALYSGIAPALLRQASYGTIKIGIYQSLKRLFVNRLEGPGQRVTRSLWRVLRVLSCVMFFLIADETLLINVICGVISGVISSALANPTDVLKIRMQAQGSLFQGGMIGSFIDIYQQEGTRGLWRGVVPTAQRAAIVVGVELPVYDITKKHLILSGLMGDTILTHFISSFTCGLAGAIASNPVDVVRTRMMNQRAIVGSVELYRGTMDGLVKTWKSEGFFALYKGFWPNWLRLGPWNIIFFITYEQLKRLPF